Proteins encoded in a region of the Stieleria neptunia genome:
- a CDS encoding glycosyltransferase family 2 protein, which produces MTNRELPISIVIPTYRREGVLIDTIDFLLKMRPSAAEILVVDQSPTHEPDTERRLTALHQEHEIRWVRLAEPSIPKAMNHGLRLASQTLVLFLDDDITANDDLVQRHFEAHSLHSDADAVVGQVLQPGEIPRDAQAMGDRNGLRADFEFPFYSTHGQWISNVMAGNLSVHREFALAIGGFDENFCGSAFRFESEFARRVVAGGGRIWFCPEASIDHLRAERGGTRSSGTHLTSADPKHGIGDHYYAFLHGRGMEPWLYCVRRLFREVRTKFHLTHPWWIPIKFVGELRAFWSGRKLAQHKRRELGETIQMRPNHSP; this is translated from the coding sequence GTGACCAACCGAGAACTACCGATTTCGATCGTCATCCCCACGTATCGTCGTGAGGGCGTGCTGATCGACACGATTGATTTTCTGCTCAAAATGCGTCCGTCGGCGGCCGAAATCCTGGTCGTCGACCAATCGCCGACACATGAACCGGATACCGAACGTCGACTTACAGCGCTTCATCAGGAGCACGAGATCCGATGGGTCCGGCTAGCCGAACCCTCCATTCCCAAGGCGATGAACCACGGTTTGCGGTTGGCCAGCCAGACTTTGGTGCTGTTTCTTGACGACGACATCACGGCCAATGACGACCTCGTGCAACGCCATTTCGAGGCTCACTCGCTGCACTCCGATGCCGACGCGGTTGTCGGGCAGGTGCTGCAACCCGGGGAGATCCCTCGAGATGCCCAAGCAATGGGTGACCGCAACGGGCTGCGGGCGGATTTCGAGTTTCCTTTTTATTCAACCCACGGTCAGTGGATTTCCAACGTGATGGCGGGCAACCTCTCGGTGCACCGTGAATTTGCATTGGCGATCGGTGGTTTTGACGAGAACTTCTGCGGTTCGGCTTTTCGGTTCGAATCCGAATTTGCACGCAGAGTCGTTGCCGGGGGTGGGCGAATTTGGTTTTGTCCGGAAGCCAGTATCGATCATCTTCGTGCCGAGCGTGGGGGCACCCGAAGCTCGGGAACTCACCTGACCAGTGCGGATCCTAAACATGGAATCGGCGATCACTATTATGCCTTTCTGCACGGTCGCGGCATGGAACCCTGGTTGTACTGCGTACGGCGCCTATTCCGTGAAGTCCGAACGAAGTTTCACTTGACCCATCCCTGGTGGATTCCGATCAAGTTTGTTGGAGAACTGCGCGCGTTTTGGTCCGGGCGAAAACTTGCCCAACACAAACGCCGAGAACTCGGTGAGACCATCCAAATGCGACCCAATCATTCGCCGTGA
- a CDS encoding glycosyltransferase family 4 protein — translation MNVVLVETALPGSKGSMRRYADLVEAAFSDDNGVQIQRVCVARNVRILPSKLRTLAHHASVIRNGRRLAKWHTGDLFHVIDGSHGYLAKILRHRQTVMTVHDVIPKLQCLGRFGVPKPGRLSRRIIDSAVDGLGYAKHLIFDSRSTRQDCNDLGVPLRGNDSIVFPPLERQFSVDEAVPRTEMGRPSTESYLFHIGNNGFYKNREGVINVFSKVAASIPHRLVMAGPPPTAAHQQLARRLGIDDRIDFECDPSDARVRELYRGADALVFPSIYEGFGWPPIEAMAMGCPVVCTDGGSLAEVVGEAAMASAVGDDTTMAANLLQVLSDRSVADRLISAGLGHAKGFGMIAFRSKLERIYRSVVGDGIGMETSASIHYDHRP, via the coding sequence ATGAACGTCGTACTGGTTGAGACAGCCTTGCCCGGCTCAAAGGGCAGCATGCGTCGGTACGCCGATCTTGTCGAAGCGGCGTTCTCCGACGACAACGGCGTGCAAATTCAGCGCGTTTGCGTCGCCCGCAACGTTCGGATTTTGCCGAGCAAGCTGCGTACTTTGGCACACCATGCATCGGTCATTCGCAACGGCCGACGGTTGGCCAAGTGGCACACCGGTGATCTTTTTCATGTCATCGATGGTAGCCACGGGTATCTTGCCAAAATCCTGCGTCACCGCCAAACCGTCATGACGGTTCACGATGTCATACCGAAACTGCAATGCCTTGGACGTTTTGGCGTTCCCAAACCTGGCAGGCTCTCGCGCAGGATCATCGACTCCGCAGTCGATGGCCTCGGCTATGCGAAACACCTGATCTTTGACAGTCGGTCAACGCGTCAAGACTGCAACGATCTGGGAGTTCCCTTGCGCGGCAATGATTCCATCGTGTTTCCGCCATTGGAGCGTCAATTCAGTGTCGACGAAGCGGTCCCTCGTACCGAAATGGGCCGCCCTTCGACGGAAAGCTATTTGTTTCACATCGGCAACAACGGTTTTTACAAGAACCGAGAGGGTGTGATCAATGTATTCTCGAAAGTCGCCGCCTCCATTCCACACCGCCTTGTCATGGCGGGGCCCCCGCCGACTGCAGCCCACCAACAGCTTGCCCGCCGATTGGGGATTGATGACCGGATCGATTTTGAATGTGACCCATCCGATGCTCGCGTGAGAGAACTCTATCGTGGTGCAGATGCCCTTGTTTTTCCCAGCATCTACGAGGGTTTTGGTTGGCCTCCCATTGAAGCAATGGCCATGGGTTGCCCGGTGGTTTGCACCGACGGAGGTTCACTGGCCGAAGTCGTTGGGGAAGCGGCGATGGCATCAGCGGTCGGCGACGACACGACGATGGCAGCGAATCTGCTTCAGGTGTTGTCCGACCGCAGTGTCGCGGACCGCTTGATTTCCGCTGGCCTGGGGCACGCCAAAGGATTCGGCATGATCGCGTTCAGGTCAAAGCTGGAACGAATTTACCGAAGCGTTGTCGGAGACGGAATCGGCATGGAAACTTCAGCCAGCATTCATTACGATCATCGGCCATGA
- a CDS encoding glycosyltransferase family 2 protein, translating into MTKPAEIDPSVRVAVVMGCHNGGPAVADTVRSIQGQTLSSWELVIVDDGSDDATATLLDELAEDDSRIRVIRQEQAGLTNALIAGCRATNAEYIARQDVGDRSLPERLETQARFLDDHRDVVVVGSGIQWIGPRGEMLGNWVRNQNAEEITSELAENGTGFVHPSVMFRREAYERAGGYRTQFRFAQDHDLWYRMAEIGKLDSCQEILFEYRIDIAGISPENRNRQHRLGEIARKCYFARKKSQSEQALLDEAQQVSWDAIPANKDSRRRAIGQAAYFVGSQLYAKRDRRCKQYLAMALRKGAMPVRAMIKYGLATLLRFPVGPSREAEDILATTDDVSSAASR; encoded by the coding sequence GTGACAAAACCAGCAGAAATTGATCCATCCGTGCGTGTCGCCGTCGTGATGGGATGTCACAACGGCGGTCCAGCGGTTGCGGATACCGTGCGATCGATTCAAGGTCAGACACTGAGCAGTTGGGAGTTGGTCATCGTCGATGACGGATCCGATGACGCAACGGCGACTCTCTTGGACGAACTCGCCGAAGACGACTCTCGCATTCGCGTGATCCGCCAAGAACAAGCGGGGCTGACCAACGCTTTGATCGCAGGCTGCCGGGCGACGAATGCTGAGTATATCGCGCGCCAGGATGTTGGCGATCGCTCGTTGCCGGAGCGGTTGGAAACCCAGGCCCGTTTTTTGGATGACCACCGAGACGTAGTCGTTGTCGGCAGCGGAATCCAATGGATCGGGCCTCGCGGCGAGATGCTGGGCAACTGGGTGCGAAATCAAAACGCCGAGGAGATCACGTCCGAGCTGGCCGAAAACGGAACGGGGTTCGTGCATCCGTCGGTCATGTTTCGCCGTGAAGCCTACGAACGCGCCGGAGGCTATCGAACGCAATTTCGTTTCGCACAGGACCATGACCTGTGGTACCGAATGGCGGAAATCGGAAAACTCGATTCTTGTCAGGAGATTCTGTTTGAATATCGAATCGACATTGCGGGAATCAGCCCCGAAAACCGGAATCGTCAACACCGACTGGGGGAAATCGCACGCAAATGCTATTTCGCTCGAAAAAAAAGCCAATCCGAACAGGCGTTGCTGGACGAGGCACAGCAGGTTAGCTGGGACGCGATACCGGCCAACAAGGATTCGCGTCGCCGCGCGATCGGTCAGGCCGCTTACTTCGTCGGCAGCCAGTTGTATGCAAAACGGGACCGCCGCTGCAAACAGTACCTTGCCATGGCACTGAGAAAGGGTGCGATGCCGGTACGCGCGATGATCAAGTATGGACTGGCAACCTTGTTGCGTTTCCCCGTCGGGCCTTCGAGAGAGGCGGAAGACATCTTGGCGACTACCGACGACGTGTCTTCGGCTGCAAGTCGCTAA
- a CDS encoding glycosyltransferase family 4 protein has product MNRSNKNQVPKVAFVTSHPIQYQVPVFRHLHARTDLDFQVLFAMLPDAAAQGAGFGVEFEWDIPLLEGYEYDVLENVSTNPGLTHFRGCDTPGIKDELRRREIDVVIVNGWVVKTCIQTLRACNQMQIPCIVRGEANRLRRRPWWKRMLQRQLVRRYDAYLPIGKANREFYRSYGIDEERMFDSLYCIENERFARISESTEDDRQSFRRRWNLPEDSVCFLFCGKFEAKKHPFELVESFSRAFRSGKESNRMHLLMVGDGELRLRCERLAAEHNLPVTFTGFLNQSEIVASYTAADCLVLPSDHGETWGLVVNEAMACGRPAIVSDQVGCRDDLIIEGETGFSFAFGNWDQLASLLQRASGDEVDLRKMGAAACRRIADYSPKNAAEGIARAARDMFSKANHERRTG; this is encoded by the coding sequence GTGAATCGATCCAACAAGAATCAAGTCCCGAAAGTCGCGTTTGTCACCAGTCATCCGATTCAGTACCAGGTTCCGGTGTTCCGTCATTTGCACGCCCGAACCGACTTGGATTTTCAAGTACTCTTTGCGATGCTGCCCGATGCCGCCGCTCAGGGCGCCGGATTCGGCGTCGAATTCGAATGGGACATTCCGCTGCTCGAGGGATACGAGTACGACGTCCTGGAAAATGTCTCGACGAATCCTGGCCTGACCCATTTCCGTGGGTGCGATACGCCTGGCATCAAGGACGAATTGCGGCGTCGTGAAATTGACGTCGTGATTGTCAACGGATGGGTGGTGAAGACCTGTATTCAAACGTTGCGTGCGTGCAACCAAATGCAGATCCCCTGCATCGTTCGAGGAGAAGCCAACCGGCTCCGTCGGAGGCCATGGTGGAAACGTATGCTGCAACGGCAACTGGTTCGCCGCTACGACGCATATTTGCCTATCGGAAAGGCGAATCGCGAATTTTACCGCAGCTACGGAATTGACGAGGAGCGAATGTTTGACTCCCTGTACTGCATCGAAAACGAACGATTTGCCCGCATCTCCGAGTCCACGGAAGATGATCGCCAATCCTTTCGTCGACGGTGGAACCTGCCTGAAGATTCTGTCTGTTTCCTGTTTTGCGGAAAATTCGAAGCCAAGAAACACCCATTCGAACTCGTGGAGAGTTTTTCGAGAGCGTTTCGGTCCGGCAAGGAATCAAACAGGATGCACTTGCTGATGGTTGGGGATGGGGAACTGCGCTTGCGTTGTGAGCGGTTGGCCGCCGAACACAATCTTCCGGTGACATTTACAGGGTTTCTAAATCAATCGGAGATCGTTGCGTCCTACACGGCCGCTGACTGCCTCGTTCTGCCGTCTGACCACGGTGAGACTTGGGGCCTGGTCGTCAACGAAGCGATGGCATGCGGCCGCCCCGCGATCGTTAGCGACCAAGTCGGTTGCCGAGACGACTTGATCATCGAGGGGGAGACCGGTTTCTCATTCGCATTCGGAAACTGGGACCAACTCGCGTCACTCTTACAACGGGCGTCAGGCGACGAAGTCGATCTCAGGAAAATGGGTGCCGCGGCTTGTCGACGAATCGCCGACTATTCCCCGAAAAATGCGGCCGAGGGTATCGCCCGAGCGGCGAGAGACATGTTTTCAAAAGCGAACCATGAACGTCGTACTGGTTGA
- a CDS encoding LbetaH domain-containing protein, translated as MNQVKHVDVIAENRKSRKWSTRELLGRLLWSFLSPLFRYSPRLLWGWRRFLLRLFGATIGQQVHIDPSAKIFIPWNLRIGDWSSVGFDCLLYNLGPLVIGDRVTLSQRSHLCGGSHDYSDPTMPLIKASITVGSGAWICADAFVGPGVTVGDGAVVGARACVTKDVSPWKVVAGNPAREVGQRVMDSQ; from the coding sequence ATGAACCAAGTGAAACATGTGGATGTGATCGCTGAGAATCGGAAATCACGAAAGTGGTCGACACGAGAGTTGCTTGGCCGATTGCTGTGGTCGTTTCTGTCGCCTCTGTTTCGGTATTCCCCACGACTGCTTTGGGGATGGCGACGATTTCTGCTTCGTCTGTTCGGGGCAACGATCGGACAGCAAGTTCACATTGATCCCTCCGCAAAGATCTTCATTCCGTGGAATCTGCGAATCGGCGATTGGTCTTCGGTCGGATTCGACTGCCTGTTGTACAACCTCGGCCCGTTGGTCATCGGCGACAGGGTTACTTTGTCACAGCGATCGCATTTGTGCGGAGGCAGTCACGATTACTCCGATCCGACGATGCCGCTGATCAAGGCGTCCATCACCGTTGGGAGTGGGGCGTGGATTTGCGCCGACGCATTTGTCGGACCGGGAGTCACCGTCGGTGACGGCGCGGTAGTTGGAGCCAGGGCGTGCGTCACCAAAGACGTCTCACCGTGGAAGGTCGTCGCCGGAAATCCGGCGCGAGAAGTAGGCCAGCGTGTGATGGACAGCCAGTGA
- a CDS encoding FkbM family methyltransferase, giving the protein MSLKSLIQSCLSPLGVEIRRVADPTLPLLHQFTLDGKQRRFWLTNPFTKSWWHKPEIQMNGELSELKRLCTPSSRVLEIGAHHGLMTILMADCVGTDGHVFAVEASADNAFVLDANCFQNRLSNVSTWFTAIGRTAGTARFGGESLAASSGIVREVPMVTADQFCDSNAGDRIDVLKIDVEGFEMEVLQGAAHLLQQRPKLALELHVDLLVDAGSSAKEVWDLLETSGMFQDRKTTMLTRPNWNDIRPVNDFNDLPTSGVVNLFVS; this is encoded by the coding sequence ATGTCACTCAAGTCCCTGATTCAATCCTGCCTGTCACCTCTTGGCGTCGAGATCCGTCGTGTTGCCGATCCGACGTTGCCCTTGCTGCATCAGTTCACACTCGACGGAAAGCAGCGTCGATTCTGGTTGACCAATCCGTTCACGAAATCCTGGTGGCACAAGCCTGAGATCCAGATGAATGGGGAACTCTCGGAACTCAAACGTTTGTGCACGCCTTCCAGTCGTGTCCTGGAAATCGGGGCGCATCATGGGTTGATGACGATCTTGATGGCGGATTGTGTCGGAACGGATGGACACGTCTTCGCGGTCGAGGCGAGTGCAGATAACGCCTTCGTGCTCGATGCGAATTGTTTTCAAAATCGACTCTCCAACGTCAGTACTTGGTTCACGGCCATCGGCAGAACCGCCGGAACGGCAAGATTCGGAGGAGAATCCTTGGCGGCATCAAGTGGGATCGTTCGTGAAGTCCCCATGGTCACAGCCGATCAGTTCTGCGATTCCAATGCGGGCGACCGAATCGACGTCCTCAAAATCGACGTCGAAGGATTCGAAATGGAAGTCCTGCAAGGAGCCGCGCACCTGCTTCAGCAACGACCCAAGCTGGCCCTGGAGCTTCACGTCGATCTGTTGGTCGACGCGGGCAGTAGCGCAAAAGAGGTCTGGGACCTGCTCGAAACCTCTGGAATGTTTCAAGACCGAAAGACGACAATGTTGACTCGTCCGAATTGGAACGACATCAGGCCCGTGAATGATTTCAATGATCTTCCGACATCTGGGGTCGTCAATCTGTTCGTCAGTTAG
- a CDS encoding glycosyltransferase family 2 protein, whose amino-acid sequence MGLPITILIAARNEEKNLARCLSVANRVERVIVVDSDSTDRTAEIASQHGAEVVAFSHAGGYPKKRQWALDTLEIRTPWVLFLDADEFIPSKLWDEIRSAITAEFPKDGYLIRKGFHFLGRRMRHGGFSHRAVLLVRYGKARFERLIEVPGDTLDMEVHERVIVDGPVGELPTPLIHEDFKGLEAYIDKHNRYSTWESHLRYQLLTTGRYGEDTVEPRLWGNEQERRRWLKKLAVRLPLEPWLWFIYHYVWRLGCLEGRPGLIACQIRRQYIANVRAKVWERIQSSGE is encoded by the coding sequence GTGGGACTACCCATTACGATTTTGATCGCCGCTCGTAATGAGGAAAAGAATCTTGCACGTTGTCTAAGCGTTGCCAATCGCGTCGAACGGGTGATTGTGGTCGACTCGGACAGTACGGATCGAACAGCCGAAATCGCGTCGCAACACGGAGCCGAGGTGGTGGCGTTTTCGCACGCAGGTGGATACCCCAAAAAGCGACAATGGGCACTCGACACACTTGAAATCCGGACGCCATGGGTTTTGTTTCTGGACGCCGATGAGTTCATTCCGAGCAAGCTCTGGGATGAAATTCGCAGTGCAATCACCGCCGAGTTTCCCAAAGACGGGTATCTGATCCGAAAGGGGTTTCACTTCCTCGGGCGGCGGATGCGACACGGGGGTTTCTCCCACCGTGCAGTGCTGTTGGTTCGCTACGGCAAGGCCCGGTTTGAGAGACTGATCGAAGTTCCCGGCGACACGCTTGACATGGAAGTCCACGAACGCGTCATCGTGGACGGTCCGGTCGGTGAACTGCCAACACCCTTGATTCATGAAGACTTCAAGGGACTGGAAGCGTATATCGATAAACACAATCGATACTCGACTTGGGAAAGCCACCTCAGGTATCAATTATTGACAACCGGACGCTACGGCGAAGACACCGTCGAACCACGTCTGTGGGGCAACGAGCAAGAGCGTCGCCGCTGGCTCAAAAAGTTGGCGGTGCGACTGCCGCTAGAGCCCTGGCTGTGGTTTATCTACCACTACGTCTGGCGACTTGGTTGCCTGGAAGGACGGCCAGGCCTGATTGCTTGCCAAATCCGTCGTCAGTACATCGCCAATGTGCGAGCGAAGGTTTGGGAACGGATCCAATCAAGCGGGGAGTGA